In Deinobacterium chartae, one genomic interval encodes:
- a CDS encoding 1-acyl-sn-glycerol-3-phosphate acyltransferase, which produces MNLSAPDSPRSPRRFSLGQVLARATFRLLGWKLSGQAPADHKFLLIAAPHTSNWDFPFYLLLAAAYGIRMSWMGKRSLFRGPQGPVMRALGGIPVDREARRDMVGEMTSAFAAQERLVVALLPEGTRRHTDHWKSGFYHIAQRADVPLTLCYLDFRRRQGSISESFRVSGDREADMERIRAFYQGVMGRRPERGSTIRLRPL; this is translated from the coding sequence GTGAACCTCTCCGCACCGGATAGCCCCCGCAGTCCTCGCCGTTTCTCGCTCGGCCAGGTGCTGGCCCGCGCCACCTTTCGCCTGCTGGGCTGGAAGCTCAGCGGTCAGGCCCCTGCCGATCACAAGTTCTTGCTGATCGCAGCGCCGCACACCTCCAACTGGGATTTCCCGTTTTACCTGCTGCTGGCTGCCGCTTATGGCATTCGCATGTCTTGGATGGGCAAGCGCAGCCTGTTCCGGGGCCCGCAGGGGCCGGTGATGCGGGCACTGGGCGGTATTCCGGTGGACCGGGAGGCCCGCCGCGACATGGTCGGCGAAATGACTTCCGCTTTCGCGGCGCAGGAGCGCCTGGTGGTCGCTCTGCTGCCCGAAGGGACGCGCCGCCACACCGACCACTGGAAGAGCGGCTTTTACCACATCGCCCAGAGGGCCGACGTGCCGCTCACCCTGTGCTACCTCGATTTCCGCCGGCGCCAGGGCAGCATCAGCGAAAGCTTCCGGGTAAGCGGGGACCGCGAGGCGGACATGGAACGCATCCGTGCCTTTTACCAGGGAGTGATGGGCCGGCGTCCTGAACGCGGCAGCACGATCCGTCTGCGCCCGCTCTGA
- a CDS encoding MliC family protein has translation MKYLPHLALLCVSTALAGGHSATDSAVFYRCQAGHTATLRYSGSGASDPHTGANATLRHGTQTLRLKEVNSGRGPVFMTRSGGSLWRWYAGGSLGRLTRQNPGQAEQVILEDCHAAG, from the coding sequence ATGAAATACCTGCCCCACCTCGCCCTGCTGTGCGTCTCCACCGCGCTGGCAGGCGGACATTCCGCCACGGATTCCGCCGTCTTCTATCGCTGTCAGGCGGGACATACCGCCACGCTCCGTTACTCGGGCAGCGGCGCGTCCGACCCTCACACCGGAGCCAACGCCACCTTGCGCCACGGCACGCAAACGCTGCGGCTCAAGGAGGTCAACAGCGGACGCGGACCGGTGTTCATGACGCGTTCGGGCGGCAGCCTGTGGCGCTGGTACGCAGGCGGCAGCCTGGGGCGCCTGACCCGGCAGAACCCGGGGCAGGCCGAGCAGGTGATCCTCGAGGATTGTCACGCGGCTGGCTGA
- a CDS encoding NADPH:quinone oxidoreductase family protein, producing MQMRALMIRKTGGPEVLEAVTLPRPQPGPGEVLLRVRAVGLNFADILTVAGKYLSRPPLPLVPGMEFAGTVEQLGSGVSGLEVGQTVAALAGHGGFAEYASVPASAVVPVPESLSAAEAAAFPVSYFTAYFALRTLGHAQPGESVLVQAAAGALGTATVQVAKALDLTVIALASSEEKLALCRRLGADHTLLNSREDLVQAVRDRTDGRGVDLLTEVVGGEGFASSLQMLAPLGRVLVIGAASGQTSQLVAQTLMRGNQAVIGVWVTPLAADPVRMREASGFLSELIAGGQVRPVIGRTFPLEQAAEAFAFVTSRASTGKVILEP from the coding sequence ATGCAGATGCGTGCTCTGATGATCCGGAAAACCGGGGGTCCCGAGGTGCTCGAGGCAGTAACGCTGCCGCGACCGCAGCCCGGCCCGGGCGAGGTGCTGTTGCGGGTCCGGGCGGTCGGCCTGAATTTTGCCGACATCCTCACGGTCGCCGGAAAGTACCTCTCGCGTCCCCCCCTGCCGCTGGTGCCCGGTATGGAGTTTGCCGGCACCGTCGAACAACTGGGTTCCGGGGTCAGCGGTCTCGAGGTGGGGCAGACGGTCGCGGCCCTGGCCGGACACGGCGGTTTTGCCGAGTACGCCAGTGTGCCTGCCAGCGCGGTGGTTCCCGTCCCCGAGAGCCTGAGCGCCGCCGAGGCCGCCGCCTTTCCGGTGTCGTACTTCACCGCCTACTTCGCGCTGAGAACCCTGGGGCACGCCCAGCCCGGCGAAAGCGTGCTGGTGCAGGCCGCAGCGGGAGCGCTCGGCACGGCCACCGTACAAGTCGCCAAGGCGTTGGACCTGACGGTGATCGCCCTGGCCTCGAGCGAAGAGAAACTGGCGCTGTGCCGCCGGCTCGGAGCGGACCACACCCTGCTCAACTCCCGCGAGGACCTGGTGCAGGCCGTACGTGACCGGACCGACGGGCGTGGCGTGGACCTGCTGACCGAGGTGGTGGGGGGAGAGGGCTTTGCCAGCAGCCTGCAGATGCTGGCCCCGCTTGGCCGGGTGCTGGTGATCGGTGCGGCCAGCGGCCAGACCAGCCAGCTGGTCGCGCAAACGCTGATGCGCGGCAATCAGGCGGTGATCGGCGTATGGGTCACCCCGCTCGCCGCCGACCCGGTGCGCATGCGCGAAGCCAGCGGTTTCCTGAGCGAACTGATTGCGGGCGGTCAGGTACGCCCGGTGATCGGCCGGACCTTCCCGCTCGAACAGGCCGCTGAGGCCTTCGCGTTCGTGACCTCGAGGGCCTCGACCGGCAAGGTGATCCTCGAGCCCTGA